In Carya illinoinensis cultivar Pawnee chromosome 6, C.illinoinensisPawnee_v1, whole genome shotgun sequence, a single genomic region encodes these proteins:
- the LOC122312716 gene encoding AP2-like ethylene-responsive transcription factor At1g16060, translating into MDVLKLIYGIRDHGIQPRGRRESKVSDYEKEIETKRTVTKEEYLASLRRRSSGFSRGVSKCRGVARHHQNGRWEARIGRVFGNKYLYLGTYSTQEEAAHAYDIAAIEYRGINAVTNFDLSTYIRWLRLSSNSLASQEPKPSIEIQHNMSANPVQSMGMTEQSIFHFNNPTVDALEMNTLLRKERVFQSEDPITPSSYSSTPTALGLLLRSSLFKELMERNLNATESLTKKLKKMTRIFLVMQALTMRLGRILSMKVTNKYKREGLVLPVSES; encoded by the exons ATGGACGTTTTGAAGCTCATCTATGGGATAAGGGATCATGGAATCCAACCCAGAGGAAGAAGGGAAAGCAAG GTATCTGATTATGAGAAAGAAATTGAGACAAAGAGAACTGTAACAAAAGAAGAGTACTTGGCCTCGTTAAGAAG GAGAAGCAGCGGGTTTTCAAGAGGTGTATCAAAGTGTAGAGGAGTTGCCAG GCACCATCAAAATGGGAGATGGGAAGCAAGGATAGGGAGGGTTTTTGGAAACAAGTATCTCTACTTGGGCACTTACA GTACCCAAGAGGAGGCTGCTCATGCTTATGATATTGCAGCAATTGAATATAGAGGCATTAATGCAGTAACGAACTTCGACCTGAGCACATACATCAGATGGCTAAGACTAAGTTCCAATTCTCTTGCTTCCCaagaaccaaaaccaagcaTAGAGATTCAGCATAATATGTCTGCTAACCCAGTTCAAAGCATGGGTATGACCGAGCAGTCGATCTTTCACTTCAATAACCCGACGGTAGATGCATTGGAGATGAACACGCTTCTTCGAAAAGAGAGAGTTTTCCAAAGTGAAGATCCCATCACTCCTAGCAGCTATTCATCAACCCCAACTGCACTTGGCCTTCTCCTAAGATCTTCACTATTTAAAGAGCTCATGGAGAGGAATCTGAATGCCACTGAGTCACTGACAAAGAAACTGAAGAAAATGACACGAATTTTCCTCGTTATGCAGGCATTGACAATGAGGTTGGGGAGAATTTTGTCTATGAAAGTTACGAACAAATACAAGAGGGAGGGCCTAGTATTGCCTGTTTCGGAGTCGTGA